TTGACCGTTGGCTGCGGGAATTTCCCCAAGCATGGGCAGAAACTGGGGAAATCGGGCTGGCCCAGCATCGACCagccatatacatagaactaaagccgggggcagaccctgtcagggtccgccaataccccatgcctctaGTAGCACGAAAGGGAATCACACCCCACATATGGCGACTACTGGACTCGGGCATGTTAAGGCCCTGCCGGTTGGCATGGAACACTCCCTTGCTGCCGGTTTAGAAACCGCACTCTAACGATTACAGGCCAGTCTAGGACTTGAGGGAAGTCAACCGGCGAATAGAGAATATGCACCCTACAGTCCCAAACCCATACATCCTCCTCTCCATCCCACCTCCAGACAAAACTTGGTATACGGTATTAGATTTAAAAGATGCCTTTTTCAGCCTGCCTTTAGCGCCCAGGAGCCAAGACCTCTTCGCCTTTGAATGGACGGACCCTGAGAAAGGCATCAATGGCCAGCTCACCTGGACTCGACTAccacaaggattcaaaaattcacCGACCATCTTTGATGAGGCCTTACACAAAGACTTGGGTGAGTTCCGTTCCAAGCACCCTCATTTGACTTTATTACAATATGTAGATGATATCCTGTTGGCGGCGGAGGACCAGGACACATGCCTGAGAGACACCAGGGACTTGCTCTAGACCATAGCGGCCCTAGGATACCGGGCCTCAGCTAAAGAAGCCCAGATGTGCAGAACAGAGGTGAGCTACCTTGGGTACAAATTAAAAGATGAACAAAGATGGTTGACGGATGCACGGAAAGAAACCATCTTAAGAATCCCACAGCCGCAAACCGTCCGCCAGGTACGCGAATTCCTGGGGTCAGCAGGGTTCTGTCGCTTATGGATTCCAGGTTTTGCCGAGATGGCCAGACTCCTCTATGAGGCCACCAGGCACCAGCAAAATTTTGAATGGACATAGGCCATGAAAAGAGCCTTTAATGACCTTAAAAAGGCCTTGCTGTCTGTCCCAGCCCTTGGGTTGCCCGATCTAGCCAAGCCCTTCTACCTGTATATGGACGAGAAAGACGGGGTGGCAAAAGGGGTCCTTGTCCAGTACTTAGGTCCCTGGAAGAGACCCATAGCCTATCTCTCCAAAAAGCTGAACACGGTGGCTGCTGAATGGCCcccatgcttaaaaattattgcgGCAGTGGCCACTATGGTCAAGGACGCAGACAAACTGGCCATGGggcaagaactgcatgttacTACCCCACATGCTATTGAAGGGgcactcaaacagcccccagactgctggatcagcaatgcccgtctgacccattatcagagcctactgctaaaccttaccagaattttatttaagccaccaacAACCCTGAATCCGGCAaggctactccctaacccagactgggaacccctctgcatgactgttaagaaattttggcacaggtgcacgGAATCAGAGCTGACCTCCAGGACCAGCCATTGCTGAATGCGGACGTCACCTGGTACatggacggcagcagttttgtccaagAAGGACTCAGATATGCGGGGGCAGCCGTAACCACGGAGACGGAGACTGTCTGGGCAGAGCCACTGGCAGCCGGAACGTCGGCTCAACGGGCAGAACTGACCGCactggccaaggcgctgaccatgggggaaggtaaacaaataaacatctacaccgacagcaggtacgccttcgCCACCGCTCACAtccacggagccct
The Canis lupus baileyi chromosome 2, mCanLup2.hap1, whole genome shotgun sequence genome window above contains:
- the LOC140610827 gene encoding uncharacterized protein, whose amino-acid sequence is MHPTVPNPYILLSIPPPDKTWYTVLDLKDAFFSLPLAPRSQDLFAFEWTDPEKGINGQLTWTRLPQGFKNSPTIFDEALHKDLALGLPDLAKPFYLYMDEKDGVAKGVLVQYLGPWKRPIAYLSKKLNTVAAEWPPCLKIIAAVATMVKDADKLAMGQELHVHGIRADLQDQPLLNADVTWYMDGSSFVQEGLRYAGAAVTTETETVWAEPLAAGTSAQRAELTALAKALTMGEGKQINIYTDSRYAFATAHIHGALYRERGLLTAEGKTVKNKTEILELLKALWLPKALAIIHCPGHQKADTPVARGNRLADLKAKEAALLVTQVLATTLPDPGAPTLPDTPNYTDADLHWIKCLPMTQCLCGWWRAADSSIILPEELGRRVLSKMHRSTHMGTRKMEDLIRRAKITIKDSQAKIQQIVARCRACQLTNASAHGSNPGTRLRGGRPGAYWEVDFTEVKPGKYGYRYLLVFVDTFSGWTEAFPTKHKMAQIVTKKLLEDIVPRCGLN